A segment of the Salvelinus namaycush isolate Seneca chromosome 3, SaNama_1.0, whole genome shotgun sequence genome:
CAGTTGGCGTGGTAGAGATTATGTCGCCGTGGCAGCAAGCGAGCGAGATGAGTTCCTCACGACCACAGCGGTTTGAGAGATGTTGTCCCTTCTACTCCTCCTGATTCTATACCGCTCACAACACCAGCAGGGACAAATCTGTTGGAGCACTTGTAGAGCACAAGGAGTACAAGGCCCAGGGCAGGGGCCCACAGGGGACCCATCCAGGCAGCACTAGAGGGGCCCCTGCCGGCCCCAGCAGGGAAAGGCTTAGAGAGCCTGGCCCTTTGTCTCTCTTCTCAACGCCCACAGCTCCCAGAGACTAAAAATGGTTAGACTGCTGCTTCACGCTTTGTCTCTCCCCACACCAACTGCTGCTCACTTCAGGGTCTCGGCGTGAGAGGTGTCCTCTGAACTACTGTGGCAGGAAATCATATGAATTTAATGTCTGATTGTTGTTAGAGGTTTTATGTGGTCTTGTTTATTCCTTTGTACAATAGGTTTTGAAATATGTTATTGTAATGTAAATTAAATGTTGTGTAAATTCACAAGGATTTGATGATTTACATATTGATTGTATCATTCTGGTTTTATTACAGGGTATGGGATGATGCTACAGTGAAGGTGCAAACCCTCAGTTTGATTACCATTTATTGCCAAATATATAAGCAATGTTTGTGGGGATTTCTTGTGTACTTTTTTGACTGACTTGAAATGCACTTTCAAGCAATTACTTAAACTTTTGAACAAGAGATTTATTTTGTTCTTCATAACATTCTTTATTGTGGTTCTTGAGCGTTATGAGAAAATATTTGCTGAAAATAGCTCCTCCTGTAGGAAATAATGATCATGAATATTTGCATTACAATTTTCTGCAACACCTTTAAATGACAAAAACATCTATTGCACTATTGTATCTATTGTCTATTAAAACAATACTGTCAAACATGTGGTACAGATGCATTTTTCATTTCACTCAATGAGCTTTTGGCATTACGCGTTAGACAACCGTAAGCATTAGAGGGAGAGTTTGAAAGATGAGGGGATGTCAACCCCAAACCCCCTCACCTCTGCCCCCCAACCACCAGGCCTCCCCTCAGTGTTAGCCTGGGCGTGGCAGCCCCTCCTGCTCTATTGTGGGAAGTCAGTGGACTGAGTGACGCAGACAGATTGGGGTTTTACAGAGCTGCTGGGATAGTGAATGAAGAAGACCATTTTTCTTCAGCTTTAAGATTGATTATATGTCTCAGACCCTCTGTCCTTCATCAGCCACATTCAACAGACCTGTGCTTTAGATGGAAGCAGTGGGATTTAGACTCACGTCTCAGAAGATGCTGAAGACAAAACTCAAGGCACTATAACATATTGTATCACATTAGTATTGCCAGTCTTGCTAGCTCAGCAAACtgtggaccagacagacagatagaaagcTGAGGTGATGAATGTGGGAGTCTTTATTAGACTGCAGAGGTACATAGTTTGGGCTCTTTTTCTTAGCAATCTCAGCAGTGTTGAAGGTGGATTTTTTTAGATAAGAGTTAATAAATACTTAATAGATAGTTAATGGCCAATGTTCAAGGAGCTTATTAATATGGCCTCAAATAACCCTAGTGATAGAAAACGATCCATTTAAAATCTGAATTTTAAAAGTATTACAACCTGCGTCTGAATGCAAATTCTTAATATAGATTTGTATTTAGTCTATCCAGTCCATCTAGCTGTGGTCTATAGAGTGTTTCACAACAGAGACATGAATAGTAAAGTCCAGAGACATGAACCCCTCCTAAAGACCAGCATCTAAAAGCACAAGGCTTTTGTGTCTTTTGATATATCTGGTATGGAATAGGCTTAAATGGGATGTTATACCCCCATCCATATGCAACACAGTGCATAATCTCTGTTTTATAGGGGAATGGGAGTTTAGAGCCAACTGTCCAACAAGTTTCTACTTTGGCCCTTTTCCACTGCATCCTATACCGGCCTAATTATATGCAGTGCTAATGTTAATGGAATAACTCAGCGTAAAATGATATACAAATGGCTAAGATGGGGACAGAAAATGAGTAGGCTGAATCAGTCTATTCTTTTGGGGCTGTTGCTCCCCGATCACAGCCTGGGAAGCAGAGTGAGCAGAGGTGGGAGGGGGACTTTTAGGCCCCAAAAATCTAAGTTCCCTCCCCTTGCCCCTCCCCCAAAAAGATGGAACAATTCATTGACTTTTAAAGCGACTCCTTTTTATGCCTATTCCACACGTCTACTTGGCTGAGCAGGATTCACAAATTGCTGTGTTAAACGTTTTATTGGGACTAAATAGCTGCCAATGAAAGTGTAAATGACTGTGGGCTGAATGGGGCCCCCACAATGGGCCCACGGTGACAAGGCCCCGACAGACATAATGATCATTGTCACAGACGCTGTTAGCCAGGAACCACTGGGCCTCATGAATCCAAGGGGGTAATTTCAAGCCATTAGACCGGTCACTTTATCCACCAAGATCaactctatctcctctatcttttaaccctttctctttctttccttcgttctttctttctttctttctttctttctttctttcatcctatctctgttctctttctatctcctctttctatctctgttctctttctatcttctctttctatctctgttctctttctcttctctttctatctctgttttctttctatctctctctttctatcgctgttctctttctcttctctttctatcGCCTCTTAatatctctgttctctttctatctcctctttctatcgctgttctctttctatctctctcctctttctatcactgttctctttctatcgctctcctctttctatcactgttctctttctatctctgttctATTTCtatctcctctttctatcactctcctctttctatcactgttctctttctatctctgttctctttctatctcctcttaatatctctgttctctttctatctcctctttctatcactctcctctttctatcactgttctctttctatctctgttctctttctatctcctcttaatatctctgttctctttctatctcctctttctatcgctgttctctttctatctctctcctctttctatctctgttctctttctagCTCCTCTTAatatctctgttctctttctagCTCCTCTTAatatctctgttctctttctatctctgttctctttctagCTCCTCTTAatatctctgttctctttctatctcctctTTCTATCGCTGTtctttttctcttctctttctacctctgttctctttctatcttctctttctatctcctctTTCTATCGCTGTTCTCTTTCTatcttctctttctatctctgttctctttctatcTTCTCTTAatatctctgttctctttctatcttctctttctatctctcctctttctttctatctatcttctctttccatctctcttctattgtcacgatcgtctttaggtgaaagagaggaccaaggcgcagcgtgatataaatacatattctatttatttgaagatgaaacgaacactaatacaaactagacaaaacaacagtGACGctaacaaacgaaagtgcagacacacgctactaacgtcaaacatagacaattacccacaacctacctaatgcctatggctgcctaaatatgactctcaatcagagacaacgatagacagctgtctctaattgagaaccaatccaggcaaccatagacttacataaacacctacactgaacacaaccccatgaactctaccaaaaccccctagacaatacacacaccctagactagacaaaaaacacaaacatccccccatgtcacaccctgacctaactaaaataataaagaaaacaaagataactaaggccagggcgtgacatctatttctttctgtctctcttctcttatCCTTCCGGTTCATCCAGTTATTGTCAAACTTAGTTTCTTCGTGAGGTTTTGATCATAATAACTCCCGATACTATAATCCCCTAGGCTTCCTCTCTTCACTATTTTTTGCTTTCTCTCACtttcctctttcttctcctcccaCTTGATGAGGTTAAGGTTAAACCTATAAGATTAACCTGCTAAAATCCACTATGTTTGCTGTTCGCCGACTCAGGCAGGACATTTGTCTTAGAAAAGCACCCTTGAAAAACCCTAAATGGCATAGCGTTTTAACCAACATTTTAAATACTATTAAATGCAAAACTGTGGTGTGAAAAAATTATGAACCCCTCTCAACTCTAACTCATATCTCCTAAAGTCTccaaaaaagtatattttcaaacaCAGATCTCCCTCACCAAGTCACCACCGAGCTGAATATTGTCTACTCTCCGGGGTTTTGAGGTCACACAATTCCCATCTTTGGGAATTCTCCAGCCGGACTCTGAGGGAACGACGTCCCGGGGTTTTCCAGGAGCGCCTGGAAGCGGGAGGCCGTGAGCCCCTCGGATGGTGTGCCGGCAGGAGTCCCCTCCATCTGGGGGGTAATTGGTTTATCCCACCGCCTGGCCAGCTTTCCCATGTGGGCCACTGCTGTGGGGAGGCCCGGGGTACAATGTGGAAACAGCATGAGACCCTCCAGGCCAGCCTTTGACTGGGTCTCCTTTACAGGCTATAGGACCAGGAGCATGGGAGCACAACACTCATGCCAGAGATGGACCCTGTGGTTTTGAAAAGGTGCTTCATTATTTTGCCGTCTGTTGTTTGCGTTTGAACTGAGTGTTTTGGTAATTGACTTATGGGgaaagtttattttttattttttatatcccCGCTGATTCATAAGGTAATGAGATGAAGAGTTGGGCCAAAGTTTTACAAAGTGGTGAAGCCCTCCATACACAAAACACCTGGTTGGAAATTCAGTTGGCTTTTCCACATTATTTTCTACAAAATGTTCTGCATTTGGGCATTCTTTTGTTGGTCTTCTTTAAGGGAATACTGAAATTGAGTCTCAGTATCTGACAGTGATAACCACATTTCCACTATTCCTGGGTGTTTGCAATAGTCAGTCCTCGACACAAACTGTTCTGTGCTGATAATAACTTgactgatatacactgagtgtacaaaacattaagaacacctttctaatattgagttgcccccccccccccttgccctcagaactgcctcaattgatcaaggcatggactctacaaggtgttgaaagcgttccacagggatactggcccatgttgactccaatgcttcccacagttgagtCAAGTTGgccggatgtcctttgggtggtggaccattcttgatacacacgggaaactgttgagcatgaaaaactcagcagcattgcagttcttgacacaaactggttcgccgggcacctactaccataccccgttcaaaggcacctttgtctcaattgtttcaaggctttaaaatccttctttaatctgtactcctcttcatctactctgactgaagtggatttaacaagtgacatcaataagggatcatagctttcacctggattcacctggtcagtctatgtcatggaaatagcaggtgtcttttaaatattttgtacactaagtgtatgTTAAAAATACATGGTTGACAATAGCTTGTCACTTTGTTTATAAAAAGCTTTTAATCCCAAATAGTCACAGGAAAATAGTGTCCCCAAAATATACTGGGAAAACAAAAAAGGTGAAAATATAACAATAATGGTGATAATATATTCAACAACAATGGTGATAATATAACAGTAATGGTGATAATATAACAACAACAATGGTGATAATATAACAATTATGGTGATAATATATTCAACAACAATGGTGATAATATAgcaataatgatgataataacaacaacaatggtgataatataacaataatggtgataatatacagtaccagtaaaacgtttagacacacctactcatttaaggatttctctttatttgtactattttctacattgtagaataatagtgaagacatcaaaactatgaaataacacatacggaatcatttagtaaccaaaaaagtgttaaacaaatcaaaatatattttatatttgagatttttcaaagtagccaccatttgccttgatgacagctttgcacactcttggcattctctcaaccagcttcatgaggtagtctcctggaatgcatttcaattaacaggtgtgccttgttaaacattcatttgtggaatttattttcttcttaatgcgtttgagccaatcagttgtgttgtgacaaggtaagggtggtatacagaagatagccctatttggtaaaacaccaagtccatattatggcaagaacagctcaaataagcaaagagaaaggactgtctgtcattactttaagacatgaaggtcagtcaatccggaaaatttcaagaactgtgaaagtttcttcaagtgcaggatgaaaaaaacatcaagcgctaagatgaaactggctctcatgaggaccgccacaggaaaggaagacccagagttacctctgctgcagaggataaattcattagaattaactgcacctcagattgcagcccaaataaatgcttcacagagttcaagtaacagacacatctcaacatcaactgttcagaggagacagtgtgaatcaggccttcatggtcaaattgctgcaaagaaaccactactaaaggacaccaataataagaagaaactttattgggccaagaaacatgagcaatggacattagaccagtggaaatctgtcctttggtctgatgagtccaaatttgagatttatggttccaaccgccatgtctttgtgagacacagagtaggtgaatgaattatctctgcatgtgtggctcccaccgtaaatcatggaggaggtgtgatggtgtgggggtgctttgctggtgacactgtcaatgatttatttagactgtcaatgatttatttagatttcaaggcacacttaaccagcatggctaccacagcattctgcagcgattcgccatcccatctggttagcgcttagtaggactatcatttgtttttcaacaggacaatgacccaacacacctccaggctgtgtaagggctatttgaccaagaaggagagtgatggagtgctgcatcagatgacctggcatccacaatcacccgacctcaacccaattgagatggtttgggaagagttggaccgcagagtgaaggaaaaacagccaacaagttctcagcatatgcgggaaaagcattccaggtgaagctggttgagagaatgccaagagtgggcaaagggtggctactttgaagattctaaaatattaaatatattttgatatgtttaacacttttttggttactacatgattccatatgttatttcatagtttagatgtcttcactattagtctacaatgtagaaaatagtaaaaataaagacaaatccttgaatgagtaggtgtgtccaaacttttgactggtactgtatgtaacaacAATGGTAATCTCAGACCTGTCAACTCGATATATGGTATTACTTCATGAGAATACGTGTCTTCCGGTCTCCAAGCAGTAGTCTGAAAAAAACAGATAGCATAAGAGGTTCTGAAGATGATGCTTTATTGTGACATTATAGATCTTCATTCAGTATGCTCGCTTTCACATCAGTAATAAAGAGACTACACATTGAGGAACATGAGAAAACACATACAGTGAAATGGTGTGCGAGTACTTCAGTTTCTCCATGCATCATCCTGCACAATCTCGAACACATTCTTACAGTATAGCTACTGAACCAGACTATTCTGTCTGGGACGTAGCCTCATAGAATGACATATTAGAAGTCATTTAGTAGGATCTCTGTGTGTAGTCTATCCTCACCTAACCAGTGCAGCAGCCACCAGTCCACCAGTGATAGGTCCTACCCAGTAAACCCAGTGGTAGGTCCAGTAGTTGGCCACTATAGCAGGACCCAGGGCTCTGGCCGGGTTCAGACAGGTTCCAGACACATCTCCACTGAAGAAATAATAACAACAAAGAGTTTCAGAACCATGATAGTAGAAAACATGATTGTCTCCAGGTATGCAGCAGAACCATGTCCATCAAAACAACCATGTGCTGTATCTCTACCCATGATGCTATGAAACTAAATGTTGAGATAACAAGTATTTCATGTTTTGCCATGATCATGGTGTAGTGTGGGAACAGTAAATACCTTCCTTAAAAATGCCCAGAAGGTCATAATTGCAATGTAATGAGCGTGTTATCTGCACTACCTATCTAAGATGCTTATCTAATCTTTATGTCACAATAATGCACATTTTAGCAGTGGCTGTTCCATATCTTCAGTTGTGGATGTAATCGTTGATAACAACTCTACTTGAACATTTGTTTATCTTCCATTATTTCTTTGTTCATTATTAGTTAACATTTTATAAATCAGCATATCATTTGTTTAAACAGTGTATAATAATGCATGTTATATCCATGTAAATAATTTATAACAAACTCTATTTAATAGGTAACAAATTATATAATAGTGGTTTCTGAATAGTTAATAAACAAACCTTCAAATAAACTTTTTCCAAACCTTCTCTATCCAGGCTAATTATTAAGAGAACAAATCCTTTTCTGGGAATGACTTGTACCAGGCCCAGGAAAACCTCTAGGCCCTAATAACCCTATAGCAAGAACTGACCAGGTCAAGTAGCCAGGAAAACCTCTAGGCCCTAATAACCCTATAGCAAGAACTGACCAGGTCAAGTAGCCAGGAAAACCTCTAGGCCCTAATAACCCTATAGCAAGAACTGACCAGGTCAAGTAGCCAGGAAAACCTCTAGGCCCTAATAACCCTATAGCAAGAACTGACCAGGTCAAGTAGTCAGGAAAACCTCTAGGCCCTAATAACCCTATAGCAAGAACTGGCCAGGTCAAGTAGTCAGGAAAACCTCTAGGCCCTAATAACCCTATAGCAAGAACTGACCAGGTCAAGTAGCCAGGAAAACCTCTAGGCCCTAATAACCCTATAGCAAGAACTGACCAGGTCAAGTAGTCAGGAAAACCTCTAGGCCCTAATAACCCTATAGCAAGAACTGGCCAGGTCAAGTAGTCAGGAAAACCTCTAGGCCCTAATAACCCTATAGCAAGAACTGACCAGGTCAAGTAGTCAGGAAAACCTCTAGGCCCTAATAACCCTATAGCAAGAACTGGCCAGGTCAAGTAGTCAGGAAAACCTCTAGGCCCTAATAACCCTATAGCAAGAACTGACCAGGTCAAGTAGTCAGGAAAACCTCTAGGCCCTAATAACCCTATAGCAAGAACTGACCAGGTCAAGTAGCCAGGAAAACCTCTAGGCCCTAATAACCCTATAGCAAGAACTGACCAGGTCAAGTAGCCAGGAAAACCTCTAGGCCCTAATAACCCTATAGCAAGAACTGGCCAGGTCAAGTAGCCAGGAAAACCTCTAGGCCCTAATAACCCTATAGCAAGAACTGGCCAGGTCAAGTAGCCAGGAAAACCTTTAGGCCCTAATAACCCTATAGCAAGAACTGACCAGGTCAAGTAGCCAGGAAAACCTCTAGGCCCTAATAACCCTATAGCAAGAACTGACCAGGTCAAGTAGCTAGGAAAACCTCTAGGCCCTAATAACCCTATAGCAAGAACTGACCAGGTCAAGTAGCCAGGAAAACCCCTAGGCCCTAATAACCCTATAGCAAGAACTGACCAGGTCAAGTAGCCAGGAAAACCTCTAGGCCCTAATAACCCTATAGCGAGAACTGACCAGGTCAAGTAGCCAGGAAAACCTCTAGGCCCTAATAACCCTATAGCGAGAACTGACCAGGTCAAGTAGCCAGGAAAAACTTTGGGCCTAGTTACAGTACAAGTGAAAAATTCCACTCAGTATCTCACCCAGCCAGGATGTTGATGATGACAGTACAGCCCACCATGAAGGGCACCATGGGGCTGCTACTCTTGGCGTTGACCGCCCCCAGCAGCACCACCATGGTGACCAGGCAGGTCATGGCTATCTCCCCAAACAGAGCCCCCCACAGCTGATCTTGTGATTGCAGCAGGGCAAACGCTGCCCCCTGGGCCTTGGAGTAGTTCTCTGTTGTGGTCATCAGCTGAGGAACAATGGATTCAGGTTCATTTACTTTTACTGGCAGTGATGTCATTATGCTACTACCAACCCCAATGCATTGTCTGACGAGCTAAACTGGGGTCATGTCTGTTGTCTGCATATCTAATCACTGTAGTTGTAAACATTCATTTTATAGTTTTTTTGCATTAGTTTTGATTTGACTCAATCCAATTGATATTTTCTTTCTGCATTTAAAATAATTTCAAGGTGCATGACACAATTCTACCTCCACAGATACTGTTAGTCATACATGTGCATTGAATGACCACTGATATCAGGtttaactgtcacgccctgacctgagatatctctgttttctttatattttggttaggtcagggtgtgactagggtgggtacgttagtttttgtattgtctaggtttttttgtatgtctagggtttttgtaggtctaggtgatttgtatgtctatggtggcctgatatggttcccaatcagaggcagctgtttatcgttgtctctgattggggatcatatttaggtagccattttccctttggtgttcgtgggttcttgtctatgtgtagttgcctgtcagcactcattttgtatagcttcacgtgtcgttttgttattttggttagtttgttcagtgttcattcttattataataaagaatgtacgcataccacgctgcgccttggtccgattcgtATAACGAACGTGACATTAACCCTCACCTTTGACATAGAAGCACCTAGCACACCCCCTATGAGCTGACTGATGAGGTAGGGCCCCACCATATTCAGCTTCATGCCTCCACACAGGTAGATAGCAATGGTAAACGGTGGGTTAAAATGGGAGCCGCTGTGAAGGTCAGAGAGAAATAGCAGAAGAATGGTCAGATAGCCCAGGAGGGTTGGGTTTTACACAGTATATTTCACAGTTTAACATTACTCACCTTCACACTTTCACCTTTGTATCAGTTCAAGGAGATTGGCTTTAGATATTGATTAGACATTGTTAATATGTTCACTCAATTATTAGGTATAACAATATGAATGGGGTCACAGTTGCTTTATAAACTTGGGATATGTATGTGTCAGGTGCATCTGTGAAATCATAACACATTACACCACAATGGCCACTGTTTATAAGTTGAATGGCACTCACTGGAATGAGAATGGTTTTACAACCTTAGGTCTATTACCTTTATCTGTGAAAGACTGTTTTTGAACTCTGCACATGACGAAGAAACACATAATCACCACAAAAAGAATACGTGACTTATGTGTTTCCACTCCGTGTGTGTTCAGTATTTTGACCCCAAAATTGTAGCAATATAGAACGTTGTAGCAATATAGAACATTGCAAATATAATGGAATAATGGGCATGCATTGCACTCAAATGCATTTATTCCACTCATATTAAAgcacacaacatactgttcatgcaAAATATAAATGCTCTATTGAAAACAAACGATTAACGTTAATCTCAAAAGGAGACCAAAGTACAACACTGTAATGATGTAATATGAGACACTTTGCAGACACTTTTATCTAAAACAACACAGTACAGTGAGTACAGTGAGACAGGGTATCaatacactgtatataaacaCACAGACCTGATCTCTGCCATGCAAGCCACCAT
Coding sequences within it:
- the LOC120041289 gene encoding aquaporin-8-like; this translates as MTEGTMELGDIGTSLMASDSKKAPVKPPNKFERLVQPCLAELVGTMFFVFIGCVSVIENVEAAGRLQPALVHGLAVAVMVACMAEISGSHFNPPFTIAIYLCGGMKLNMVGPYLISQLIGGVLGASMSKLMTTTENYSKAQGAAFALLQSQDQLWGALFGEIAMTCLVTMVVLLGAVNAKSSSPMVPFMVGCTVIINILAGGDVSGTCLNPARALGPAIVANYWTYHWVYWVGPITGGLVAAALVRLLLGDRKTRILMK